In the Lepus europaeus isolate LE1 chromosome 18, mLepTim1.pri, whole genome shotgun sequence genome, one interval contains:
- the TRAF4 gene encoding TNF receptor-associated factor 4, protein MPGFDYKFLEKPKRRLLCPLCGKPMREPVQVSTCGHRFCDTCLQEFLSEGVFKCPEDQLPLDYAKIYPDPELEVQVLGLPIRCIHSEEGCRWSGPLRHLQGHLNTCSFNVVACPNRCPAKLSRRDLPAHLQHDCPKRRLKCEFCGCDFSGEAYESHEGMCPQESVYCENKCGSRMMRRLLAQHATSECPKRTQPCTYCTKEFVFDTIQSHQYQCPRLPVPCPNQCGVGTVAREDLPGHLKDSCSTALVLCPFKDSGCKHRCPKLAMARHVEESVKPHLAMMCALVSRQRQELQELRRELEELSVGSDGVLIWKIGSYGRRLQEAKAKPNLECFSPAFYTHKYGYKLQVSAFLNGNGSGEGTHLSLYIRVLPGAFDNLLEWPFARRVTFSLLDQSDPGLAKPQHVTETFHPDPNWKNFQKPGTWRGSLDESSLGFGYPKFISHQDIRKRNYVRDDAVFIRASVELPRKILS, encoded by the exons ATGCCCGGCTTCGACTACAAGTTCCTGGAGAAGCCCAAGCGGCGGCTGCTGTGCCCACTGTGCGGGAAGCCCATGCGTGAGCCCGTGCAGGTTTCTACCTGCGGCCACCGCTTCTGCGACACCTGCCTACAGGAGTTCCTCAG tgAAGGAGTCTTCAAATGCCCTGAGGACCAACTTCCTCTAGACTATGCCAAG ATCTACCCAGACCCAGAGCTGGAAGTCCAGGTGTTGGGCCTGCCGATCCGGTGCATCCACAGTGAGGAGGGCTGCCGCTGGAGTGGGCCGCTGCGCCACCTACAG GGCCACCTGAATACCTGCAGCTTCAATGTAGTCGCCTGCCCCAATCGCTGCCCTGCCAAGCTGAGCCGCCGGGATCTGCCTGCACACTTGCAGCACGACTGCCCCAAGCGGCGCCTCAAGTGCGAGTTTTGTGGCTGTGACTTCAGTGGAGAGGCCTATGAG AGCCACGAGGGCATGTGCCCCCAAGAGAGCGTATACTGTGAGAACAAGTGCGGCTCCCGCATGATGCGGCGGCTGCTGGCCCAGCATGCCACCTCCGAGTGCCCCAAGCGCACCCAGCCTTGCACCTACTGCACCAAGGAGTTTGTCTTTGATACTATCCAG AGCCACCAATACCAGTGCCCACGGCTGCCTGTGCCCTGCCCCAACCAGTGCGGTGTGGGCACCGTGGCCCGGGAGGACCTGCCAGGCCATCTGAAGGACAGCTGCAGCACCGCCTTGGTGCTGTGCCCGTTCAAAGACTCCGGCTGCAAGCACAGG TGCCCTAAGCTGGCGATGGCGCGGCACGTGGAGGAGAGTGTGAAGCCACATCTGGCCATGATGTGTGCCCTGGTGAGCcggcaacggcaggagctgcaggagctgcGGCGAGAGCTTGAGGAGCTATCTGTGGGCAGCGACGGTGTGCTCATCTGGAAGATTGGCAGCTATGGGCGGCGGCTGCAGGAGGCCAAGGCCAAGCCCAACCTCGAGTGCTTCAGCCCAGCCTTCTACACCCATAAGTACGGCTACAAGCTGCAGGTGTCTGCCTTCCTCAATGGCAACGGCAGTGGTGAGGGCACACATCTCTCCCTCTACATCCGTGTACTGCCGGGCGCCTTTGACAATCTCCTTGAGTGGCCCTTTGCCCGCCGTGTCACCTTCTCCCTGCTGGATCAGAGCGACCCTGGGCTGGCTAAGCCACAGCACGTCACTGAGACCTTCCACCCTGACCCAAACTGGAAGAACTTCCAAAAGCCAGGCACGTGGCGTGGCTCtctggatgagagctctctgggCTTTGGGTACCCCAAATTCATCTCCCACCAGGATATCCGAAAGCGGAACTATGTGCGAGATGATGCCGTCTTCATCCGTGCCTCTGTTGAACTTCCCAGGAAGATCCTCAGCTAA
- the FAM222B gene encoding protein FAM222B: MLACLPGPGDLSFQLPSHTQMNTGLQKWDTTQKMRTAHYPTPAELDAYAKKVANNPLTIKIFPNSVKVPQRKHVRRTVNGLDTAAQRYSPYPTQAATKAGLLAIVKVPAKSILKDFDGTRARLLPEAIMNPPVAPYATVAPSTLAHPQAQALARQQALQHAQTLAHAPPQTLQHPQGIPPPQALSHPQSLQQPQGLGHPQPMAQTQGLVHPQALAHQGLQHPPNPLLHGGRKMPDSDAPPNVTVSTSTIPLSMAATLQHSQPPDLSSIVHQINQFCQTRAGISTTSVCEGQIANPSPISRSLLINASTRVSTHSVPTPMPSCVVNPMEHTHAATAALPTTGPVNLPTGISRAPTGYTSDLKPVAWNQHQLAHLQQMCSEAGGTPAPGLTGKHAAGRELAGPGFVGKAPAYPQELCLAQSFHLKPPLEKPTPSPPVNGLAAPLAYPNGHYFQPLWNNILPTPNSDSSGSQDLAMPFHSGQPTGAPLDCAAAASGAHYRAGTGGGPVASQNSLMQTVDYLSGDFQQACFREQSLAMLSKAQRAPGSRAPDPTDGRSLHIQHPGYR, from the coding sequence ggGACACTACACAGAAAATGAGAACTGCTCACTATCCTACCCCAGCCGAATTGGATGCGTATGCTAAGAAGGTCGCAAACAACCCACTGACTATAAAAATCTTCCCCAACAGTGTGAAGGTTCCCCAGCGGAAACACGTTCGTCGTACTGTGAACGGCCTCGACACAGCAGCCCAGCGCTACAGCCCCTACCCGACTCAGGCTGCCACCAAGGCAGGCCTGCTTGCCATTGTCAAAGTGCCAGCCAAAAGCATACTCAAGGACTTTGACGGCACCCGAGCCCGATTGCTCCCTGAGGCCATCATGAACCCCCCAGTGGCACCCTATGCTACTGTGGCACCCAGCACTTTAGCCCATCCCCAGGCCCAGGCTCTGGCCCGCCAGCAGGCCCTGCAGCATGCACAGACCCTGGCCCATGCCCCTCCCCAGACGCTGCAGCACCCTCAGGGTATCCCACCACCCCAGGCACTGTCCCACCCTCAGAGCCTCCAACAGCCTCAGGGTCTGGGCCACCCTCAGCCCATGGCCCAAACCCAGGGCTTGGTTCACCCTCAGGCCCTGGCTCACCAGGGTCTCCAGCACCCCCCCAACCCCTTGCTGCATGGAGGCCGGAAGATGCCAGACTCAGATGCCCCCCCAAATGTGACCGTGTCTACCTCAACTATTCCCCTTTCGATGGCGGCCACCCTGCAGCACAGCCAGCCCCCGGACCTGAGCAGCATCGTGCACCAGATCAACCAGTTTTGCCAGACGAGGGCAGGCATCAGCACTACCTCAGTGTGTGAGGGCCAGATCGCCAACCCCAGCCCCATTAGTCGCAGTCTGCTCATCAATGCAAGCACTCGGGTGTCGACCCACAGCGTCCCCACACCAATGCCTTCATGTGTGGTCAATCCCATGGAGCACACGCATGCGGCCACAGCTGCATTGCCTACCACAGGCCCTGTCAACCTGCCCACAGGCATCTCTCGAGCCCCCACTGGCTACACTAGCGACCTCAAGCCAGTCGCCTGGAACCAGCACCAGCTGGCCCACCTACAACAGATGTGCAGCGAGGCTGGTGGGACGCCAGCCCCTGGCCTAACAGGCAAGCATGCAGCAGGACGCGAGTTGGCAGGGCCTGGCTTTGTGGGCAAGGCCCCTGCCTACCCGCAGGAACTCTGCCTGGCACAGTCCTTTCATCTGAAGCCACCCCTGGAGAAGCCGACCCCATCCCCACCAGTCAAcggcctggctgccccactggCCTACCCCAATGGTCACTATTTCCAACCCCTGTGGAACAACATTCTGCCCACTCCCAATAGCGACAGCTCGGGGTCTCAGGACCTCGCCATGCCGTTCCACAGTGGGCAGCCCACGGGTGCACCCCTCGACTGTGCAGCAGCAGCTTCTGGGGCCCACTACCGAGCAGGGACTGGGGGTGGGCCAGTGGCAAGCCAGAACAGCTTGATGCAAACAGTGGATTACCTAAGCGGGGATTTCCAGCAGGCCTGCTTCCGAGAACAGAGCCTGGCCATGCTGAGCAAGGCCCAGCGAGCCCCTGGCAGCCGAGCCCCTGATCCCACAGATGGTCGGAGTCTTCATATTCAGCACCCAGGGTATAGATAG